A genomic window from Leptolyngbya sp. BL0902 includes:
- a CDS encoding ATP-dependent DNA helicase: protein MEAYPRPVVVFLPWWRIMVIEAQVHQQLREFLRDCGDSSWPHHLTLARLVARALRLGRSALLQVGGLSAYQGDYRLSYLVALLLWPGPAVLVVPDETRQRLLLGDLPRLQERLGLTKPVQVGDRWPESDFTGVLITSPEAWLADRLGEANQFPISIPTLIDDVDHLETWLGTLLTATLTHADWEALGLAYPQHRDLIRDTRVALTFAAFQHPPNPYHCHLLEESDRDRLHRLYQVLTTDGRAEAMPPSWQRFWPSFAEADHLRWFVTDRQSGHITLHCTPVDLAVHREKLWEPQPVVLIGASLDHDAKADIFCQRFGLEDLTCLKFAPDRHNDVVNLYLPDHLPLPNTPQFQGRVHQEIRRLLVCANRPGPALILVNDLPLKGQLAAALAGEFGSRVQVESLDITENSILVSGWEFWHQHRHRLPAPALLIMATLPLPSLEHPLVAGRVAFHKRRRQDWFRLYLFPTAMAEIQRAIAPLRANQGLVALLDTRVHYRSYGQQILEALSPSATTRSLRPDWDLSPNSSPSPR from the coding sequence ATGGAGGCTTACCCTCGTCCCGTTGTCGTTTTTCTGCCGTGGTGGCGGATTATGGTGATTGAAGCCCAAGTCCATCAACAACTGCGCGAGTTTCTGCGGGACTGCGGCGATTCGAGCTGGCCCCATCATCTGACCCTGGCGCGGTTGGTGGCGCGGGCCTTGCGGCTGGGGCGCAGTGCGCTGTTGCAGGTGGGGGGCTTGTCGGCCTACCAGGGGGATTATCGGCTGAGCTATCTGGTGGCGTTGCTGCTGTGGCCGGGGCCAGCGGTGTTGGTGGTGCCCGATGAGACGCGACAACGGCTGTTATTGGGGGATCTGCCCCGGCTCCAGGAGCGTTTGGGCCTGACGAAACCCGTACAGGTGGGCGACCGTTGGCCCGAATCGGACTTTACCGGGGTGTTGATTACCAGCCCGGAGGCGTGGCTGGCCGACCGCTTGGGCGAGGCCAACCAGTTTCCCATCAGCATTCCGACGTTAATTGATGATGTGGATCATCTAGAAACCTGGCTGGGAACGTTGCTCACCGCGACGCTTACCCATGCCGATTGGGAAGCCCTAGGGCTGGCCTATCCCCAGCACCGGGATTTGATCCGCGATACCCGCGTGGCGCTGACCTTTGCGGCCTTTCAGCATCCGCCCAACCCCTACCACTGTCATCTATTAGAAGAGAGCGACCGTGACCGCCTGCACCGCCTCTACCAGGTGCTCACCACCGACGGACGGGCCGAAGCCATGCCCCCATCCTGGCAGCGGTTTTGGCCGTCCTTTGCCGAGGCCGATCATCTGCGCTGGTTTGTCACCGACCGTCAATCGGGCCACATTACGCTGCACTGCACCCCGGTGGATTTGGCGGTGCATCGCGAAAAGCTCTGGGAACCGCAGCCCGTGGTGTTGATTGGGGCGTCGTTGGATCACGATGCTAAGGCGGACATTTTTTGTCAGCGGTTTGGCCTAGAAGACTTGACCTGCCTCAAGTTTGCCCCCGACCGCCACAATGACGTGGTGAATCTCTACCTGCCGGATCATTTGCCCCTGCCCAATACGCCGCAGTTTCAGGGTCGGGTGCATCAAGAAATTCGGCGGTTGCTGGTTTGCGCCAATCGTCCTGGCCCTGCGTTGATTTTGGTGAATGACCTGCCCCTCAAGGGCCAATTGGCGGCGGCGCTGGCCGGAGAATTTGGCTCACGGGTGCAGGTAGAAAGTCTGGATATCACGGAAAATAGCATCCTCGTCAGCGGTTGGGAGTTTTGGCACCAGCATCGCCACCGTTTGCCCGCCCCCGCCCTGCTGATTATGGCCACGCTGCCCCTGCCCTCCCTAGAGCATCCCCTGGTGGCGGGCAGGGTGGCTTTCCACAAACGTCGCCGCCAGGATTGGTTTCGGCTGTACCTGTTTCCCACCGCCATGGCCGAAATTCAGCGGGCCATTGCGCCTTTGCGGGCCAATCAGGGACTCGTAGCGCTGCTGGATACCCGCGTCCACTACCGCAGCTACGGCCAGCAAATTCTGGAGGCCCTCAGCCCCTCAGCGACAACCCGCTCCCTGCGCCCCGATTGGGATCTAAGCCCCAACTCCTCCCCCTCCCCTCGCTAG
- a CDS encoding DEAD/DEAH box helicase family protein — MGYISLNLDELREQNANRSPKQPFQHQIESFAALNKTFRSNLGKTGSGILALPTGAGKTFTSVKWLMDYVIAKNIRILWLAPSFYLLDQAFAEFCHNAHGISASRHHLNIRRVSSSPHHAQASSIELTDDVIIMTIPTAISNLNTNSLDGRGKTRKTAFREYVEHYQDSEFFVVIDEAHHSPAYGCRNLLIGDEEIKPGLRRLLPKSQFLGLTATPTHNNQYIRGWLWEIFKDKVIYEAEKATLITQGILARPNYIEVPTGKKVGVDDNLYSRLTKQHKDLPESIIEILARDQDRNNLIVNAYVKNKEKYGKTIIFADRWFQCVYLKEKLQEKGIQADAIYSHIDADPDAGVGSNQRDANKNQIILQRFKTGKDEHGNDAPLDVLINVRMLTEGADVPSVRTVFLTRQTTSTILMAQMIGRALRGEKAGGESEANIVLFFDEWERLIDWAVPDGGDKVEGKPSVKGYFPLEYISIRLVEEITKHIENPGDPLPPFSTIFPVGWYQTEVVYANTDGQDDSMEGFSEFVMAYEHNKEKFDAFMNFIVNNENLDDEWAREDLVNDWGQHQIEKWAKQYFDLESDNFGNKLYADLTRLVRHIAQNQEKPSYYSFDDRGRYNLDKLARNWLSLTPYELRQELHKRFSDDGLLWKAFYKTYHRLETAAYLSISRVLDGEMPPTPLTSPVDVEDTEKFDVYQRQQIIERDGCQCLCCGIRNPKILQVDHIMPRKYGGKTVIENGQMLCRTCNSMKYKGTDEINFREVGSPLEISKGQSKLKALLDTPNQDDDSIRSLTRAINIFYHCRAVKVIDCDFDNRKSPHYYKWTIHLHEGNDPDWLSDCKDILMAGIHQKLGCAYLQGIQIFGSK; from the coding sequence ATGGGATACATATCGCTCAATCTAGATGAGTTGAGAGAACAAAATGCCAATCGCTCACCTAAGCAACCCTTTCAACATCAAATTGAATCCTTTGCAGCGTTAAATAAAACGTTTCGGTCTAATTTAGGTAAGACGGGTAGTGGAATCTTAGCTTTGCCGACCGGAGCCGGGAAAACCTTCACATCTGTGAAGTGGCTAATGGATTATGTGATTGCCAAAAATATAAGAATCCTCTGGCTAGCTCCTTCCTTTTATCTGTTAGATCAAGCCTTTGCGGAATTCTGCCATAACGCACACGGAATCAGCGCATCGAGGCATCATCTCAATATTAGGCGTGTCTCTAGCAGCCCCCATCACGCCCAGGCATCATCGATTGAGTTGACCGATGACGTCATTATCATGACCATTCCAACGGCTATCAGCAATCTCAATACTAATTCTCTCGATGGCCGTGGAAAAACTCGCAAAACTGCCTTCAGAGAATATGTAGAACATTATCAAGACTCAGAATTCTTTGTGGTCATTGATGAAGCCCATCACTCGCCAGCCTATGGGTGTCGAAATTTATTGATTGGCGACGAAGAAATCAAGCCCGGACTCCGTAGACTCCTCCCAAAGTCGCAATTTTTGGGGCTAACAGCTACTCCTACTCATAACAACCAGTATATTCGGGGTTGGCTGTGGGAGATTTTCAAAGATAAAGTGATCTACGAAGCCGAAAAAGCTACGTTGATTACTCAGGGCATCTTAGCCAGACCTAACTATATAGAGGTTCCTACAGGGAAGAAGGTAGGTGTTGACGATAATCTATACTCACGCCTAACAAAACAACATAAGGATTTGCCAGAGTCGATTATTGAAATCTTGGCTAGAGACCAAGATCGGAATAACTTGATTGTCAACGCCTATGTGAAGAACAAAGAAAAATATGGAAAAACCATCATTTTTGCTGACCGATGGTTTCAGTGCGTATATTTGAAGGAAAAGCTACAAGAAAAAGGCATTCAAGCGGATGCTATTTATTCCCATATTGATGCTGATCCTGATGCTGGTGTCGGCTCTAATCAACGCGATGCCAACAAAAATCAGATAATTCTACAACGCTTCAAGACTGGAAAAGATGAGCATGGCAATGATGCCCCACTAGATGTTTTGATTAACGTCAGAATGCTAACTGAAGGGGCAGACGTGCCCTCGGTACGGACGGTATTTTTGACCCGACAAACCACCAGCACTATTTTAATGGCTCAAATGATAGGTCGAGCCTTGAGAGGAGAGAAGGCCGGGGGTGAAAGTGAAGCCAATATTGTGCTGTTCTTTGATGAATGGGAACGATTGATCGATTGGGCTGTTCCAGACGGAGGTGATAAGGTTGAAGGTAAACCTTCAGTCAAAGGCTACTTCCCTCTCGAATATATTTCCATTCGATTAGTAGAAGAAATTACAAAGCATATCGAAAATCCTGGTGATCCCTTACCCCCATTTTCTACGATCTTTCCTGTAGGTTGGTATCAAACGGAAGTCGTCTATGCCAATACAGACGGACAAGATGATTCGATGGAAGGCTTTTCTGAGTTTGTTATGGCCTATGAGCATAATAAAGAAAAGTTTGACGCTTTCATGAATTTTATTGTTAATAATGAAAATCTTGATGACGAGTGGGCAAGAGAAGATCTAGTTAACGACTGGGGACAACACCAAATTGAGAAATGGGCTAAACAGTATTTTGATTTGGAATCAGACAACTTTGGCAACAAGCTTTATGCAGATCTAACTCGTCTTGTCCGACATATTGCTCAAAATCAAGAAAAGCCCTCCTACTATTCTTTTGATGATCGAGGGCGATATAACTTAGACAAACTGGCACGGAACTGGCTTAGCTTGACACCTTATGAATTGAGGCAAGAACTTCACAAAAGGTTCTCAGATGACGGACTCCTGTGGAAAGCTTTTTACAAAACCTATCATCGACTTGAAACAGCAGCTTATCTGTCAATCAGTCGAGTTCTGGATGGAGAGATGCCCCCGACACCCCTGACTTCACCCGTTGATGTAGAAGATACAGAAAAATTTGACGTATATCAAAGGCAACAAATCATAGAAAGGGATGGTTGTCAGTGCCTCTGTTGTGGTATCAGGAATCCAAAAATCTTACAGGTTGACCATATCATGCCTCGCAAGTATGGTGGTAAAACTGTTATTGAAAATGGGCAAATGCTATGTCGTACTTGTAATAGTATGAAATATAAAGGCACTGATGAGATTAACTTTAGAGAGGTAGGTTCTCCACTAGAAATATCGAAGGGTCAATCCAAACTAAAAGCTCTCCTAGATACTCCAAATCAGGATGATGACTCTATTCGTAGTCTGACTAGGGCTATCAATATCTTTTACCACTGTCGAGCAGTAAAGGTAATTGACTGCGATTTCGACAATAGGAAGAGTCCTCACTACTACAAGTGGACTATTCACCTCCATGAAGGCAACGATCCTGACTGGTTATCAGACTGCAAAGACATCTTGATGGCTGGCATTCACCAAAAACTCGGCTGTGCCTATCTGCAAGGTATTCAGATCTTTGGATCTAAGTAA
- a CDS encoding type II toxin-antitoxin system HicA family toxin, with protein MTQQDKLLAKILRGTSDANISFDALCQLLQSLGFEQRIRGSHHIFSKDGIEEIINIQPKQGKAKAYQVKQIRSMIVKYKLGN; from the coding sequence ATGACCCAACAAGATAAACTCCTAGCCAAGATTCTTAGAGGGACATCGGATGCTAATATTTCCTTCGATGCACTGTGCCAACTTCTTCAATCCTTAGGCTTTGAACAGCGCATACGAGGAAGTCACCACATTTTCTCTAAGGATGGCATAGAGGAAATTATTAACATTCAGCCAAAACAGGGGAAAGCAAAAGCTTACCAAGTGAAGCAAATAAGAAGCATGATCGTGAAATATAAGTTGGGCAATTAG
- a CDS encoding type II toxin-antitoxin system HicB family antitoxin codes for MTFKYELIIYWSEEDQSFIVEVPELSGCAADGETYQAAVANAEVVIQEWIEIAQELGRPIPTPKGRLLFA; via the coding sequence ATGACCTTTAAGTACGAACTCATTATCTATTGGAGTGAAGAGGATCAGTCCTTTATTGTGGAAGTGCCTGAACTGTCAGGTTGTGCAGCGGATGGAGAAACCTATCAAGCAGCAGTGGCTAATGCCGAGGTTGTCATTCAAGAATGGATTGAAATTGCCCAAGAATTAGGTCGGCCAATCCCGACGCCTAAAGGCCGTCTTCTATTTGCTTAG
- a CDS encoding type II toxin-antitoxin system PemK/MazF family toxin, with protein MAVTEKTVSALHRGEVIRVNLNPTQGREQMGEARPCLVLSQAAFNAARGGLVVVSPITSTVRPDVKTLIPIPDGFRVRGSVIAEQVRTLDLSQRWWRSTKECLPAVVVDQVVATLNLIIGG; from the coding sequence ATGGCTGTAACAGAGAAGACCGTGAGCGCACTGCATCGAGGTGAGGTGATTCGCGTAAATCTGAACCCAACCCAAGGGAGAGAACAAATGGGGGAGGCTCGCCCTTGCCTGGTGTTGAGCCAAGCGGCGTTTAATGCGGCCAGGGGTGGGCTCGTGGTGGTGTCGCCCATTACCAGCACGGTACGGCCCGATGTTAAAACGCTTATTCCCATTCCTGATGGGTTTCGGGTGAGGGGTTCGGTGATTGCTGAACAAGTACGCACCCTCGATCTCAGTCAGCGCTGGTGGCGTAGCACCAAGGAATGTTTGCCCGCTGTGGTGGTGGATCAAGTAGTGGCAACGCTAAATCTGATTATTGGTGGCTAG
- a CDS encoding AbrB/MazE/SpoVT family DNA-binding domain-containing protein, whose product MDVQLKKWGNSLGLRIPYQLAESFGWDENSTVELLEQDGALMIRKKAAVTSLEELLASIPDDFTYPEDVADFVQSHPQGQEWL is encoded by the coding sequence ATGGATGTTCAACTGAAAAAATGGGGCAATAGTTTGGGTCTACGCATTCCCTATCAATTAGCGGAGAGCTTCGGTTGGGATGAAAATTCGACGGTGGAACTGTTAGAGCAGGATGGGGCGCTGATGATTCGCAAAAAGGCCGCTGTAACTTCCCTAGAGGAATTATTAGCCAGCATCCCTGATGATTTTACCTACCCCGAAGATGTCGCTGATTTTGTGCAAAGCCATCCTCAGGGGCAAGAATGGCTGTAA
- a CDS encoding NAD+ synthase yields MKIAIAQLNPTIGDLSHNAQQIVSAAQEAHAQGAQVLVTTELALCGYPPRDLLLRPGFIAAMAQRLEALATELPPELAVLVGYAAENPKARQRGEKPLFNSTALLQGGRVQQVFHKQLLPTYDVFDEDRYFAPGTGPSRFTLSTPEGDVNLGVTICEDLWNDEEFWGGRSYPRNPIADLAEAGVDVVINLSASPFSVQKPQLRAAMLAHSATRFRCPILYANQVGANDDLIFDGTSMALNRQGELVARLSSCQPGLMVVEYDLAKADLLPGTVAPLPADDNEALWLALVLGVQDYARKCGFRRVVVGLSGGVDSALVAAIAAAALGPEQVLAVLMPSPYSSDHSVTDALALCETLGLPHHTLAIGPLMADYDQVLEPLFADTESGIAEENIQSRIRGNLLMGISNKFGHLLLSTGNKSEMAVGYCTLYGDMNGGLAVIADVPKTRVYALCHWLNQQGQGAPSVDPNHDPLGALAYLRGQAPQGFIPSHILTKPPSAELKPGQVDQDSLPPYEVLDDILERLVQRHESIADIVAAGHDAAVVDRVTRLVARAEFKRRQAPPVLKVTDRAFGMGWRMPIASRWP; encoded by the coding sequence ATGAAAATCGCCATTGCCCAACTCAATCCCACCATCGGCGACCTGTCCCACAATGCTCAGCAAATTGTGTCTGCCGCCCAGGAAGCCCACGCGCAAGGGGCACAGGTCTTGGTGACAACGGAACTGGCGCTCTGTGGCTATCCGCCCCGGGATTTGCTGTTGCGGCCCGGTTTCATTGCGGCGATGGCCCAGCGGTTGGAGGCGTTGGCCACGGAACTGCCCCCAGAATTGGCGGTGCTGGTGGGCTATGCGGCGGAGAACCCCAAGGCTCGCCAGCGGGGGGAAAAGCCCCTGTTCAACAGCACGGCGCTTTTGCAAGGGGGGCGGGTGCAGCAGGTGTTCCATAAGCAGCTTTTGCCCACCTACGATGTGTTCGACGAAGACCGCTATTTCGCGCCAGGAACAGGGCCGAGCCGCTTTACCCTGAGCACCCCCGAAGGCGACGTGAACCTCGGCGTCACCATCTGCGAAGACCTGTGGAACGACGAAGAATTTTGGGGCGGACGCAGCTATCCCCGCAACCCCATCGCGGATTTGGCCGAGGCGGGGGTGGACGTGGTGATTAACCTGTCGGCCTCGCCCTTTTCGGTGCAAAAGCCCCAGCTACGAGCCGCCATGCTGGCCCACAGCGCCACGCGGTTCCGCTGCCCCATCCTCTACGCCAACCAGGTGGGGGCCAACGATGACCTGATTTTTGACGGCACCAGCATGGCCCTGAACCGCCAGGGGGAACTGGTGGCGCGGCTGTCCTCCTGCCAACCGGGGCTGATGGTGGTGGAGTATGACCTCGCCAAGGCCGACCTGCTGCCGGGAACCGTTGCCCCTTTGCCTGCCGATGACAACGAAGCCCTCTGGCTGGCCCTGGTGCTGGGGGTGCAAGACTATGCCCGCAAGTGTGGTTTTCGGCGGGTGGTCGTCGGTCTCAGCGGCGGGGTAGATTCGGCCCTGGTGGCGGCGATTGCGGCAGCGGCCCTCGGCCCAGAACAGGTGTTGGCGGTGCTGATGCCCTCCCCCTACAGCTCCGACCATTCGGTGACGGATGCCCTCGCCCTCTGCGAAACCCTGGGCCTTCCTCACCACACCCTGGCCATTGGCCCCCTGATGGCTGACTACGACCAGGTGCTAGAGCCGCTGTTTGCCGACACCGAATCCGGCATTGCCGAGGAAAATATCCAGTCCCGCATTCGGGGCAATTTGCTGATGGGGATTTCCAACAAATTTGGCCATCTGCTGCTGTCTACGGGCAATAAATCCGAAATGGCGGTGGGCTACTGCACCCTCTACGGCGACATGAACGGTGGCCTAGCGGTGATTGCCGATGTGCCCAAAACCCGCGTCTATGCCCTCTGCCACTGGCTAAATCAACAGGGCCAAGGTGCCCCATCTGTTGACCCCAATCACGATCCCCTCGGTGCCCTCGCCTATCTCCGAGGTCAGGCTCCCCAGGGCTTTATTCCCAGCCACATTCTCACCAAACCCCCCAGCGCCGAACTAAAACCGGGCCAGGTGGATCAAGATTCCCTGCCGCCCTACGAGGTGCTGGACGACATCCTGGAACGCTTGGTACAGCGCCACGAATCCATCGCCGATATCGTCGCCGCTGGTCACGATGCTGCCGTGGTGGATCGAGTCACGCGCCTGGTCGCCAGGGCCGAATTCAAACGCCGCCAAGCGCCCCCCGTCCTCAAAGTCACCGACCGCGCCTTTGGCATGGGCTGGCGAATGCCGATTGCCTCCCGCTGGCCCTGA
- a CDS encoding secondary thiamine-phosphate synthase enzyme YjbQ: MTADTAITRHHQQMLTLRSQGKTLLRFTSQVQEVVRASGITTGLCTVFLRHTSASLIIQENADPDVLADLETFLSRLVPEGNGYRHSTEGPDDMPAHIRTVLTHTSETIPIMQGRLALGTWQGLYLWEHRARGSTREVVVHVTGY, from the coding sequence ATGACCGCTGACACCGCCATCACTCGACACCATCAACAGATGCTCACCCTACGCAGCCAGGGCAAAACGCTCCTACGGTTTACGTCCCAGGTGCAGGAGGTGGTGCGGGCTTCGGGGATAACGACGGGCCTATGTACGGTGTTTTTGCGCCACACCTCGGCCAGTTTGATTATTCAAGAAAACGCCGACCCCGATGTGCTGGCGGATTTGGAAACCTTTCTGTCGCGCCTGGTGCCGGAGGGCAACGGCTATCGCCACAGCACCGAAGGCCCAGACGATATGCCCGCCCACATTCGCACGGTGCTGACCCATACCTCCGAAACCATCCCCATTATGCAGGGGCGGCTGGCCCTAGGCACCTGGCAAGGGCTCTACCTCTGGGAGCACCGGGCACGAGGCTCGACCCGCGAGGTTGTCGTTCATGTCACAGGGTACTAG